The Elusimicrobiota bacterium sequence ATCGAGCAAGAGCGGGGGCCCGACGCCTTGGAAAAGATGTCCGCGGAAATACGATCGAGCGTGATCAGCGAAATAGAAGAGCGCTACCAAACGGAGTGCGAAAGGCACGGACTGGATCGTCTGGAGGTCGTGGAGGAATAAGCGGGACCCTCCCGGAAACGAGATCCAGAGCGGGCTCCCCGTTTTTTATTCCTGGCCCCGTACGTTTATCGGGATAAAAGGACGTCATGGGTTCGATTTGAAAAGGAATCCGACGGTGCCATTCCCAATCCCCAACTTTTTGGGCCAATGATCTGATAAAATCCCCTTTATGTCCCTAACCGAAAAAGATGTGAACTACGTGGCGCGTCTGGCGCGGTTGGCTTTGACGGATGAAGAGCGGGTCAAATATCTGGGCCAACTGGGCCGGATTTTGGACCACATCCAAACCCTTTCCAAATACGACACGCAGGACGTTCCGGCCACCACCCACGTGATCCCTCTGGCCAACGTATGGCGGGAGGATGAAGCCATTCCTTTCGGCGACACCGAGTCCATCCTGGCCAACGCGCCCGACCGGGAAGAAGTGTATTTCCGGGTCAAGAAGGTCATCGAATGAGCGACCTCATTTCCCTTGGCGCCGTGGAGATTGCCCGCCGGGTTCGCGGGCGGGAAGTGTCGGCCCGGGACGTGGCCCGGGCGTTTCTAGATCGCGCGGCCGCCTGGGACAAATCCCTGAAGGCCTTCCTGAGTCTTAATGAGGCGTCGGCTCTCGCCCAAGCCGACGCGGTGGACAAAAAAATCGCCCAGGGAGGCGACCCGGGGGCTCTGGCGGGCGTCCCCGTCGCGGTAAAAGACAATATGTGCGTGGCGGGAACCCGCACCACCTGCGCCTCGAAAATTTTGGAGAACTTCACCGCCAACTACGACGCCACGGCCGTCGCCAAGCTTCGCGCGGCGGGGGCGGTCTTCATCGGGAAAACCAATTTGGATGAGTTCGCCATGGGCTCGTCCACGGAGAACTCGGCCTTCTTCACCACCAAAAACCCCTGGGATCTTTCCCGCATCCCCGGGGGCTCCTCCGGGGGGTCCGCCAGCGCCGTGGCCGCCCGGCTGGCTCCCCTGGCTTTGGGCTCCGACACGGGCGGGTCCATTCGCCAACCGGCCGCCCTCTGCGGCGTGGTGGGCCTGAAGCCCACCTACGGCAGGGTGTCCCGTTTCGGCCTCGTGGCCTTCGCTTCTTCCCTGGACCAGATCGGGCCCTTCGCCGCCAACGTGCCCGATACCGCCTTGCTCCTCCAGGCCCTGTCCGGACACGACCCGAAAGATTCCACCTCGGCCCGGATGCCCGTGCCCGACTTCGCCCGGGCCCTCTCCCGGGGGGTGAAGGGGCTGAGGGTGGGCCTGCCCAAGGAATATTTCATCGACGGCATGGACCCGGAGGTGGAGGCGGCCGTTCGCGCGGCGGTCAAAACCCTGGAATCCTTGGGAGCGAAAATAACCGAAGTCACGTTGCCCCACACCGACGTGGGCCTCTCCGTTTATTACGTGATCGCGCCGTCGGAAGCCAGCGCCAACCTGGCCCGTTTCGACGGCGTCCGCTACGGCCACCGCTCCGCCCGGGCGGAAAACCTCCTTCAGCAATACGAGTTTTCCCGGGACGAAGGGTTCGGCCCCGAGGTCAAGCGCCGGATCATGTTGGGGACCTACGCCTTGTCGTCCGGCTACTACGACGCTTTCTATTTGAAGGCGCAAAAAGTCCGGACCCTGATTAAACGGGATTTCGACCGGGCCTTCGAATCCGTGGACCTGATCGCGACGCCCACGACCCCCACGGCGGCCTTCAAAGCGGGGGAAAAGTCGGACGACCCCCTTCAAATGTATTTATCGGACGTGTTCACCATTTCCTGCAACCTGGCCGGCCTGCCGGGGTTGTCCCTGCCCTGCGGGTTCACGTCCAACAAATTGCCCATCGGGCTTCAGTTGTTGGGCAAGCCCTTCGACGAAGAAACCGTGCTGGCGGCGGCCGCGGCCTACGAGGGGGCCACGTCGTGGTCTCGGGTTCCGCCGACGCCGGCGGGCGTCGTCCGTTGAGGGAGGGGCCGGCCCTGTCGGTAGTGGTGCCGGCGTTCAACGAAGAGGGTTACCTGGGACCGCTCCTGGATTCCCTGGAACGGGCCCGGGAACGGTTGGCGCGGGAGCGGGGGAAGACGGCGGAGGTGATCGTGGTGGACAATGCTTCCACCGACGGGACCGCCGCCTTGGCCCGGGCGCGGGGCGCGCGGGTCGTTTTTGAGCCTCACCGCCAGATCGCGGCGGCGCGGAACGCCGGCGTTCGCGCGGCCGTCGGGGAGATCGTGGCCACTTGCGACGCGGACAACGTGGTGTCGGACAACCTTTTGGTTCGGATCGACGAGGAAATGGCCGACCCCCGCGCGGTGGGGGGCGGGGTGAGGATTCTACCCGAACGTCAGCGCTGGGACACGGACCTTCTGTTTTGGTTTTTTGACCGCGCGGCTC is a genomic window containing:
- the gatC gene encoding Asp-tRNA(Asn)/Glu-tRNA(Gln) amidotransferase subunit GatC, whose amino-acid sequence is MSLTEKDVNYVARLARLALTDEERVKYLGQLGRILDHIQTLSKYDTQDVPATTHVIPLANVWREDEAIPFGDTESILANAPDREEVYFRVKKVIE
- the gatA gene encoding Asp-tRNA(Asn)/Glu-tRNA(Gln) amidotransferase subunit GatA translates to MSDLISLGAVEIARRVRGREVSARDVARAFLDRAAAWDKSLKAFLSLNEASALAQADAVDKKIAQGGDPGALAGVPVAVKDNMCVAGTRTTCASKILENFTANYDATAVAKLRAAGAVFIGKTNLDEFAMGSSTENSAFFTTKNPWDLSRIPGGSSGGSASAVAARLAPLALGSDTGGSIRQPAALCGVVGLKPTYGRVSRFGLVAFASSLDQIGPFAANVPDTALLLQALSGHDPKDSTSARMPVPDFARALSRGVKGLRVGLPKEYFIDGMDPEVEAAVRAAVKTLESLGAKITEVTLPHTDVGLSVYYVIAPSEASANLARFDGVRYGHRSARAENLLQQYEFSRDEGFGPEVKRRIMLGTYALSSGYYDAFYLKAQKVRTLIKRDFDRAFESVDLIATPTTPTAAFKAGEKSDDPLQMYLSDVFTISCNLAGLPGLSLPCGFTSNKLPIGLQLLGKPFDEETVLAAAAAYEGATSWSRVPPTPAGVVR
- a CDS encoding glycosyltransferase, with product MREGPALSVVVPAFNEEGYLGPLLDSLERARERLARERGKTAEVIVVDNASTDGTAALARARGARVVFEPHRQIAAARNAGVRAAVGEIVATCDADNVVSDNLLVRIDEEMADPRAVGGGVRILPERQRWDTDLLFWFFDRAALILGTSFGVLFARRETFERIGGFPTEIYVGEDAFFVLGLKREARRRRGKFVSIRDAFIRTSLRKIDQFGFGNILWQHVKFLFAPWRLRRREAARTWYDVRK